A single window of Pseudoduganella plicata DNA harbors:
- a CDS encoding fumarylacetoacetate hydrolase family protein, with protein sequence MKLATLNDGTRDGQLIVVARDLKSAVVADGIAASLQRALDDWAFIAPQLDTLSRQLNDGKARRTFEFDPRRCMAPLPRAYQWAECSAYLHHVELLRKAEGGEMPASFRRQPPTVQGASDDLLGPTDDIVVANEAWGIDFAAQLAAVTDDVPMGATPDDAYQRIRLLMLANGVSLRHLLQDELVRGCGAFRSRPATAFSPVAVTPDELGEAWQDAKVHLPLRASWNGRLVGQPHVGKDMTFNFAQLIAHAASTRRLRTGTILGTGPVSNKDAKKGYSCIAEKRILETIAEGKPVTAFMAFGDTVRIEMLDADGKSVFGAIDQTVRPTGYVPPAPEVAVEKTE encoded by the coding sequence ATGAAACTTGCAACCTTGAATGATGGTACCCGCGACGGCCAGCTGATCGTGGTTGCCCGCGACCTGAAGAGCGCCGTCGTGGCGGACGGCATTGCCGCATCCCTGCAGCGGGCGCTGGACGACTGGGCATTCATCGCGCCCCAGCTGGACACGCTGTCGCGCCAGCTCAACGACGGCAAGGCCCGCCGCACGTTCGAGTTCGATCCGCGCCGCTGCATGGCACCGCTGCCGCGCGCCTACCAGTGGGCCGAGTGCAGCGCCTACCTGCACCACGTGGAGCTGCTGCGCAAGGCCGAGGGTGGCGAAATGCCGGCGTCGTTCCGGCGGCAGCCGCCGACGGTCCAGGGCGCCAGCGACGACCTGCTGGGCCCGACGGACGACATCGTCGTCGCCAATGAAGCCTGGGGCATCGATTTCGCGGCACAGCTGGCCGCCGTCACGGACGACGTGCCGATGGGCGCCACGCCGGACGACGCGTATCAGCGCATCCGCCTGCTGATGCTGGCGAACGGCGTGTCGCTGCGCCATCTCCTGCAGGACGAGCTCGTCCGTGGCTGCGGCGCCTTCCGGTCCAGGCCCGCGACGGCGTTCAGCCCCGTTGCCGTTACGCCGGACGAGCTGGGCGAGGCGTGGCAGGACGCCAAGGTGCACCTGCCGCTGCGCGCGTCGTGGAACGGGCGTCTGGTCGGCCAGCCCCATGTCGGCAAGGACATGACGTTCAATTTCGCCCAGTTGATCGCCCATGCAGCCAGCACGCGCAGGCTGCGGACCGGCACGATTCTGGGCACCGGGCCGGTGTCGAACAAGGATGCGAAGAAGGGCTATTCGTGCATTGCCGAAAAGCGCATCCTGGAAACGATTGCCGAGGGCAAGCCGGTCACGGCGTTCATGGCGTTCGGCGACACGGTCCGCATCGAGATGCTCGATGCGGACGGCAAGTCGGTGTTCGGCGCCATCGACCAGACGGTGCGGCCGACGGGCTACGTGCCGCCGGCCCCCGAGGTTGCCGTCGAGAAAACGGAATAG
- a CDS encoding MEDS domain-containing protein produces the protein MDDFWTTQAPCTHCLQLYDSDEALLDALEGFIATGIRQGDAIVVIATPSHRLELDRRLAYAGFDPAAAAERGQYLPLDAAELLARFTDNGVPDEARFRCVIDGLLLRARKHYPTVRAFGEMVGLLWADGHYASTARLEEMWSRVCHDNNLALFCAYPRAGFDAAPAFAAQIEAAHSQACPF, from the coding sequence GTGGACGATTTCTGGACCACGCAAGCACCCTGCACCCACTGCCTGCAACTCTACGACAGCGACGAGGCGCTGCTCGATGCGCTCGAAGGCTTCATCGCGACCGGCATCCGCCAGGGCGATGCCATCGTTGTCATCGCTACCCCGTCGCATCGCCTGGAACTGGACCGCCGGCTGGCCTACGCGGGCTTCGACCCGGCTGCGGCAGCCGAGCGCGGCCAATACCTGCCGCTCGATGCGGCCGAGCTGCTGGCGCGCTTTACCGACAACGGGGTGCCGGACGAGGCACGCTTTCGCTGCGTGATCGACGGCCTGCTGCTGCGTGCCCGCAAGCATTACCCGACCGTGCGCGCGTTCGGCGAGATGGTGGGACTGCTGTGGGCGGACGGCCATTACGCCAGCACGGCCCGGCTGGAAGAAATGTGGTCGCGCGTCTGCCACGACAACAACCTGGCGCTGTTCTGCGCCTATCCCAGGGCCGGGTTCGACGCCGCGCCCGCCTTCGCGGCGCAGATCGAGGCGGCCCACTCGCAGGCCTGCCCGTTCTGA
- a CDS encoding pseudouridine synthase: protein MSKLSLDRILQSQGFGTRKYCRTLIEDGEVAVNGAVQDNYKSPVETDNLVLTVFDEEWRYREHVYIALNKPANFECSRKPSHRPGVLTLLPEQFTWRDVQPVGRLDHDTTGMLLMSDDGPFIHALSSPKRHVPKVYHATTAEPVTDELIAQLLAGVQLHDEPAPLAALVCEKRGDHLLEIVLEQGKYHQVKRMLAAAGNHCSALHRAAIGALELASLDLEEGEWCYLDEAQLALLAAA from the coding sequence ATGAGCAAATTATCCCTGGATCGCATCCTGCAATCGCAAGGCTTCGGCACCCGCAAGTATTGCCGCACCCTTATCGAAGACGGCGAAGTGGCCGTCAACGGCGCCGTGCAGGACAACTACAAGAGTCCGGTCGAGACGGACAACCTGGTATTGACCGTGTTCGACGAGGAGTGGCGCTACCGCGAGCACGTCTATATCGCGCTGAACAAACCCGCCAACTTCGAGTGTTCGCGCAAGCCGAGCCACCGTCCCGGCGTGCTGACCTTGCTGCCCGAGCAGTTCACCTGGCGCGACGTGCAGCCCGTCGGCCGGCTCGACCACGACACGACGGGCATGCTGCTGATGTCCGACGACGGTCCGTTCATCCACGCGCTGTCGTCGCCGAAGCGGCACGTGCCGAAGGTGTATCACGCCACCACGGCCGAACCGGTCACGGACGAGCTGATTGCGCAATTGCTGGCGGGCGTGCAGTTGCACGACGAGCCGGCGCCATTGGCGGCGCTGGTGTGCGAAAAGCGTGGCGACCATCTGCTGGAAATCGTGCTGGAGCAGGGCAAGTACCACCAGGTCAAACGCATGCTGGCCGCGGCGGGGAACCATTGCAGTGCACTGCATCGCGCCGCCATCGGCGCTCTGGAACTGGCGTCGCTGGATCTGGAAGAGGGCGAATGGTGCTACCTGGACGAGGCGCAGCTGGCGCTGCTGGCGGCCGCGTGA
- a CDS encoding S49 family peptidase, protein MSDNLPPTQPPVPPAPAPGQLPINWEREVLEKLVFATIKEQRANRRWSIFFKVFLLVLVFLAIASYFNLSILGADTEVGRHTALIEIEGNIESEGSGAAAVVIPALNKAFSDESSVAIVVHINSPGGSPVQAGMIADEIGRLRKGYPDKPLYAVVDEICASGGYYIAASADRIYVNKASIIGSIGVLMDGFGFTGAMEKLGVERRLLTAGENKGFMDPFSPQSAKHKEHAQEMLNEIHQQFIDVVRAGRGTRLHETPETFSGLFWTGARAVKMGLADDFGSVDSVARDIVKAEDIIDYTQHEGLPERVLKKFGAAMGGGAFKAAVGEAGRVSLK, encoded by the coding sequence ATGAGTGACAATCTTCCCCCAACCCAACCGCCCGTACCGCCCGCGCCTGCTCCCGGGCAGCTGCCCATCAACTGGGAACGGGAAGTGCTGGAGAAACTCGTCTTTGCGACGATCAAGGAACAGCGTGCCAACCGGCGCTGGAGCATCTTCTTCAAGGTGTTCCTGCTCGTGCTCGTCTTCCTGGCGATTGCCAGCTATTTCAACCTCAGCATTCTGGGCGCCGACACGGAAGTGGGCCGGCACACGGCGTTGATCGAAATCGAGGGCAATATCGAATCGGAAGGCAGCGGCGCCGCGGCCGTCGTCATCCCCGCGCTGAACAAGGCGTTTTCCGACGAGAGTTCCGTTGCCATCGTCGTGCACATCAACAGCCCCGGTGGCAGCCCGGTCCAGGCCGGCATGATCGCCGACGAGATCGGGCGCCTGCGCAAGGGCTACCCGGACAAGCCCCTGTACGCCGTCGTCGATGAAATCTGCGCGTCCGGCGGCTATTACATTGCCGCGTCGGCCGACCGCATTTACGTCAACAAGGCCAGCATCATCGGTTCCATCGGCGTGCTAATGGACGGCTTCGGCTTTACGGGCGCGATGGAGAAACTGGGCGTCGAGCGCCGTCTGCTCACGGCCGGTGAAAACAAGGGCTTCATGGATCCGTTCAGCCCGCAGTCGGCCAAGCACAAGGAGCACGCGCAGGAAATGCTCAACGAGATCCACCAGCAGTTCATCGACGTGGTGCGCGCCGGTCGTGGCACGCGCCTGCATGAAACGCCGGAAACGTTCTCGGGACTGTTCTGGACGGGCGCGCGCGCCGTCAAGATGGGCCTGGCAGACGATTTCGGCAGCGTGGACAGCGTGGCACGCGACATCGTCAAGGCCGAGGACATCATCGACTATACCCAGCATGAAGGCCTGCCGGAACGCGTGCTGAAGAAATTCGGCGCCGCCATGGGCGGCGGCGCATTCAAGGCGGCGGTCGGCGAGGCGGGACGCGTGTCGCTGAAGTAG
- a CDS encoding Rieske (2Fe-2S) protein, whose product MRFPVTAGGEDANAFVIRHGGAAYAYLNRCAHVPIELDWAPGEFFESSKMYLMCSTHGAVYIPSTGQCAGGPCRGGRLRPIAVTERDGKLYWQPDDFVRPARA is encoded by the coding sequence ATGCGCTTTCCCGTCACGGCAGGCGGCGAGGACGCCAACGCGTTCGTCATCCGCCACGGCGGCGCGGCATACGCCTACCTGAACCGTTGCGCCCATGTACCGATCGAACTGGACTGGGCACCGGGGGAGTTCTTCGAGTCGAGCAAGATGTATCTGATGTGCTCGACGCATGGCGCCGTCTATATTCCCTCGACCGGCCAGTGTGCCGGCGGACCCTGCCGGGGCGGGCGCCTGCGGCCCATCGCCGTCACGGAGCGCGACGGCAAGCTGTACTGGCAGCCGGACGATTTCGTCCGCCCCGCGCGCGCCTGA
- a CDS encoding HAD-IIIA family hydrolase: MARKQFDLIVFDWDGTLMDSTATIVKSIQAAARDLGLPIPSREAASHVIGLGLAEAMQAVLGPGVDPKYYARMVERYRYHYLAKDHELTLFDGVLEMLEALTQQGYFLAVATGKSRVGLNRALNAAKLLTTFAATRCADETFSKPHPAMLQELTRELGQDLKRTVMIGDTTHDLLMAQNAGSAGIAVEYGAHPVDQLHACQPLFSARNVPELHAWLDANA, translated from the coding sequence ATGGCAAGAAAGCAATTTGACCTGATCGTCTTCGATTGGGACGGCACCTTGATGGACAGTACGGCAACGATCGTCAAATCCATCCAGGCGGCGGCACGCGACCTCGGCCTGCCCATTCCCAGCCGCGAGGCGGCGTCGCACGTGATCGGCCTCGGCCTGGCCGAAGCGATGCAGGCCGTGCTGGGGCCAGGCGTCGACCCGAAATATTATGCGCGCATGGTCGAGCGCTACCGTTATCACTACCTGGCCAAGGATCACGAGCTGACGTTGTTCGACGGCGTGCTGGAAATGCTGGAGGCACTGACGCAGCAGGGCTATTTCCTGGCAGTCGCCACCGGCAAAAGCCGTGTCGGCCTGAACCGGGCACTGAACGCGGCCAAGCTGCTGACCACGTTTGCCGCGACCCGCTGTGCCGACGAGACGTTTTCCAAGCCGCACCCGGCCATGCTGCAGGAACTGACGCGCGAACTGGGCCAGGACCTGAAGCGCACCGTCATGATCGGCGACACGACGCACGACCTGCTGATGGCCCAGAACGCAGGTTCGGCTGGTATTGCCGTCGAGTACGGCGCCCATCCGGTCGACCAGTTGCACGCCTGCCAGCCCCTCTTCTCCGCCAGGAACGTGCCCGAGCTGCACGCCTGGCTGGATGCCAACGCGTAG
- a CDS encoding RluA family pseudouridine synthase: MPQAQFVTIGEEEAGQRIDNYLLRVCKGVPKSHIYRILRSGEVRVNKGRIDQLYRLTAGDIVRIPPVRMAEKPENTVPAAEFPIVFEDAHMLVVDKPAGVAVHGGSGVSFGVIEQLRASRPDAKFLELVHRLDRETSGLLLLAKKRSALTSLHEQMRDGVTDKRYLALAVGDWKNQRQHVKLPLHKYTTADGERRVAVQADGMASHTVFTLLRKYDNFALLEAELKTGRTHQIRVHLASSGFPIAGDDKYGDFALNKALQKGDGRRGALKRMFLHAHQISFTHPDTGKMMTLNAPLAPECEKFLVSLGQPRS, encoded by the coding sequence CTGCCGCAAGCGCAATTCGTCACGATCGGCGAAGAAGAGGCCGGACAGCGGATAGATAACTACCTGTTGCGTGTTTGCAAAGGTGTACCGAAAAGCCACATCTACCGCATCCTCCGCTCCGGCGAGGTGCGTGTCAACAAGGGCCGCATTGACCAGTTGTACCGTTTGACCGCTGGCGACATTGTCCGCATCCCGCCCGTGCGGATGGCGGAGAAGCCGGAAAACACGGTGCCGGCGGCCGAGTTCCCGATCGTCTTCGAGGATGCCCATATGCTGGTCGTCGACAAGCCGGCCGGTGTCGCCGTGCATGGCGGCTCGGGTGTGTCGTTCGGCGTCATCGAACAGTTGCGCGCGTCGCGTCCCGATGCCAAGTTCCTGGAACTGGTGCACCGGCTCGACCGCGAAACGTCGGGGTTATTGCTGCTGGCCAAGAAGCGCTCCGCACTGACGTCGTTGCACGAACAAATGCGCGACGGCGTGACGGACAAGCGCTACCTGGCCCTGGCCGTGGGCGACTGGAAAAATCAGCGCCAGCACGTCAAGCTGCCACTGCACAAGTACACGACGGCCGATGGCGAGCGCCGCGTGGCCGTGCAGGCCGACGGCATGGCGTCGCATACGGTGTTCACATTGTTAAGGAAATATGACAACTTCGCGTTGCTGGAAGCGGAGCTGAAGACGGGGCGTACCCACCAGATCCGGGTTCATCTGGCATCGTCGGGCTTTCCCATCGCTGGCGACGACAAATATGGCGATTTCGCGCTCAACAAGGCATTACAGAAGGGTGACGGCAGGCGCGGCGCCCTGAAGCGGATGTTCCTGCACGCCCACCAGATCAGCTTTACGCACCCGGACACGGGCAAAATGATGACCCTGAATGCCCCGCTGGCGCCCGAATGCGAAAAATTCTTGGTAAGCTTGGGGCAACCACGCAGTTGA
- a CDS encoding Rne/Rng family ribonuclease, translating into MKRMLFNATQQEELRVAIVDGQKLIDIDIETAGREQRKSNIYKGVITRIEPSLEACFVSYGEDRHGFLPFKEVARTYFREGVDVRNATIKEALREGQEIMVQVEKEERGNKGAALTSFISLAGRYLVLMPNNPRGGGVSRRVEGEERQELRETMDKLDLPQGMSVIARTAGIGRNVDELQWDLNYLMQLWRAIEGASKSASGAFLIYQESSLVIRAIRDYYQPDIGEILIDTDEIYEQAHQFMSHVMPDMVHRVKRYSDDVPLFSRFQIEHQIETAYSRTVPLPSGGAIVIDHTEALVSVDVNSARATRGSDIETTAFNTNCEAAEEVARQLRLRDLGGLIVIDFIDMEVAKNQREVEQRLKDALHHDRARVQMGKISRFGLMELSRQRLRPSLSEGSHVTCPRCSGTGHIRDTESSALQVLRIIQEEAMKENSAAIHVQVPVDVAAFLLNEKRGEVLKIENRHRITVILVPNKHLDTPHYKLERIKHDDPRLEETAASYTMAEQADTDMAFAKRQKEDAKPRQEAVVKTITPSQPAPMVDRTPAEPVAPVAPPVPVAAAPAEKGFFGKLMSFFTGKQPEPAAPPAPAIVTKPVAPAERGDKNARAPRGRGRNGKGGREEREPGSREEAGKPAVAAEGRPPRAPRPPREPREPRENREPREVVEGQAVPAPRGERAERPERAERPERAERAERGERPERAPRPPREPREPREAKVQPAEAKAEELALAAAGVGPVGTGSGPVVDTTDLLKPAVASQGPEGEEFEGGEGGDEPRRRRRRGGRNRNRREREGAEGIEGAEGETSFETTTVASVVVSEAVTVTTTTMAQSDDVAEGRAPAAVEPAAVERDAAEPVAAEPVAAEPAAAEPAAVEQVAAAQEAVPAVAEPVQKAAEAEPVAAQPAAPVATAPFAEETAPVVPAPVVAQAAVEPAPAVEPAEAEIVDAPAAEPLPPVSAPAPAPVEQAPAVTPAPAVEEAHPVAQAPVVAEEAAQVPAQALAEPGAETPTPAQATAPAPAAKPADLDALLASAGLTMAATDPAKLRAAQEAAAQEAPPPPVRRQRKPAPVVVDEPLVQVNTRN; encoded by the coding sequence ATGAAACGCATGTTGTTCAACGCCACGCAGCAGGAAGAGCTGCGCGTGGCAATTGTCGACGGTCAGAAACTGATCGACATCGACATCGAAACCGCCGGACGCGAACAGCGCAAGTCCAATATCTACAAAGGCGTCATCACCCGCATCGAACCGTCGCTGGAAGCGTGCTTCGTCAGCTACGGCGAAGATCGGCACGGTTTCCTCCCATTCAAAGAAGTTGCCCGCACGTATTTCCGTGAAGGCGTCGACGTACGCAATGCCACCATCAAGGAAGCATTGCGCGAAGGCCAGGAAATCATGGTCCAGGTCGAAAAGGAAGAGCGCGGCAACAAGGGCGCGGCCCTGACCTCGTTCATTTCGCTGGCCGGCCGTTATCTCGTGCTGATGCCGAACAACCCGCGCGGCGGCGGCGTGTCGCGCCGTGTCGAAGGCGAAGAGCGCCAGGAACTGCGCGAGACGATGGACAAGCTGGACCTGCCGCAGGGCATGTCCGTGATCGCCCGCACCGCCGGCATCGGCCGCAACGTCGACGAGCTGCAGTGGGACCTGAACTACCTGATGCAACTGTGGCGCGCGATCGAAGGCGCGTCGAAGTCGGCCTCCGGCGCCTTCCTGATCTACCAGGAAAGCTCGCTCGTCATTCGCGCCATCCGCGACTATTACCAGCCCGACATCGGCGAGATCCTGATCGACACCGACGAGATCTACGAGCAGGCGCACCAGTTCATGAGCCACGTGATGCCCGACATGGTGCACCGCGTGAAACGCTACAGCGACGACGTGCCGCTGTTCTCGCGCTTCCAGATCGAACACCAGATCGAAACGGCGTATTCCCGCACCGTGCCGCTGCCATCGGGCGGCGCCATCGTGATCGACCACACGGAAGCGCTGGTGTCCGTGGACGTCAACTCGGCGCGGGCAACGCGCGGTTCCGACATTGAAACGACGGCCTTCAACACCAACTGCGAAGCGGCCGAGGAAGTGGCCCGCCAGTTGCGCCTGCGCGACCTGGGCGGCCTGATCGTCATCGACTTCATCGACATGGAAGTGGCGAAGAACCAGCGCGAAGTGGAACAGCGCCTGAAGGACGCGCTGCACCATGACCGTGCCCGCGTTCAGATGGGCAAGATTTCCCGCTTCGGCCTGATGGAACTGTCGCGCCAGCGCCTGCGCCCTTCGCTGTCCGAAGGTTCGCACGTGACGTGCCCGCGCTGCTCCGGCACCGGCCACATCCGCGATACCGAATCGTCCGCCCTGCAGGTGCTGCGCATCATCCAGGAAGAGGCGATGAAGGAAAACAGCGCCGCCATCCACGTGCAGGTGCCGGTCGACGTGGCCGCCTTCCTGCTCAACGAGAAGCGTGGCGAAGTGCTCAAGATCGAGAACCGCCACCGCATCACCGTGATCCTGGTGCCGAACAAGCACCTGGACACGCCGCACTACAAGCTCGAACGCATCAAGCATGACGATCCGCGCCTGGAAGAAACGGCCGCCAGCTACACAATGGCGGAACAGGCCGATACCGACATGGCCTTTGCCAAGCGCCAGAAGGAAGACGCCAAGCCGCGCCAGGAAGCCGTCGTCAAGACGATCACGCCAAGCCAGCCGGCCCCGATGGTCGACCGCACGCCGGCCGAGCCCGTGGCGCCGGTCGCGCCGCCTGTGCCGGTGGCAGCTGCACCGGCCGAAAAAGGCTTCTTCGGCAAGCTGATGTCATTCTTCACGGGCAAGCAGCCGGAACCGGCTGCACCGCCAGCCCCGGCCATCGTGACGAAACCGGTCGCGCCAGCCGAGCGCGGCGACAAGAACGCCCGCGCTCCGCGTGGCCGTGGCCGTAACGGCAAGGGCGGACGCGAGGAACGCGAACCGGGCAGCCGCGAGGAAGCCGGCAAACCCGCCGTCGCCGCCGAGGGCCGTCCGCCGCGTGCACCACGTCCGCCCCGGGAACCACGCGAGCCGCGTGAAAACCGCGAGCCGCGCGAAGTCGTCGAAGGCCAGGCAGTGCCTGCGCCACGCGGCGAACGCGCCGAGCGTCCGGAGCGCGCGGAACGACCTGAGCGCGCCGAACGTGCCGAACGTGGCGAGCGTCCTGAACGCGCACCGCGTCCACCGCGCGAGCCGCGTGAGCCGCGCGAAGCGAAAGTCCAGCCGGCCGAAGCGAAAGCCGAGGAACTGGCGCTGGCAGCCGCCGGCGTCGGTCCGGTCGGTACCGGCAGCGGTCCCGTTGTCGACACGACTGATCTGCTGAAACCGGCCGTCGCCAGCCAGGGACCGGAAGGTGAAGAGTTCGAGGGTGGCGAAGGTGGCGACGAGCCGCGCCGTCGCCGTCGTCGCGGCGGCCGCAACCGCAATCGCCGCGAGCGCGAAGGCGCCGAGGGGATCGAGGGTGCGGAAGGCGAAACGTCGTTTGAAACGACGACCGTTGCCAGCGTCGTCGTGTCCGAGGCTGTCACCGTAACGACTACGACGATGGCCCAGTCCGACGACGTTGCCGAAGGACGTGCGCCGGCTGCTGTCGAGCCGGCTGCTGTCGAGCGTGACGCTGCCGAACCTGTTGCTGCCGAACCTGTTGCTGCCGAACCTGCTGCTGCCGAGCCTGCTGCTGTCGAGCAAGTCGCTGCGGCCCAGGAAGCCGTACCAGCCGTTGCCGAGCCGGTGCAGAAGGCTGCCGAAGCCGAGCCTGTCGCTGCACAGCCCGCAGCACCAGTTGCCACGGCGCCTTTCGCCGAGGAAACCGCGCCCGTGGTCCCTGCCCCGGTCGTGGCGCAAGCTGCGGTCGAGCCGGCACCTGCCGTCGAGCCTGCTGAAGCGGAAATCGTCGATGCACCGGCCGCCGAGCCACTGCCGCCAGTGTCCGCACCTGCGCCGGCGCCCGTCGAGCAGGCCCCGGCCGTGACGCCGGCTCCCGCTGTCGAGGAAGCACACCCTGTCGCGCAGGCTCCGGTTGTGGCGGAAGAAGCTGCACAGGTGCCGGCCCAGGCGCTGGCCGAACCGGGTGCGGAAACGCCGACGCCAGCACAGGCGACGGCACCTGCACCAGCGGCCAAGCCGGCCGACCTGGATGCGCTGCTGGCGTCCGCCGGCCTGACGATGGCGGCAACCGACCCGGCCAAGCTGCGCGCCGCGCAGGAAGCGGCTGCCCAGGAAGCGCCGCCACCGCCGGTACGCCGCCAGCGCAAGCCGGCACCCGTGGTGGTCGATGAGCCGCTGGTGCAAGTGAACACCCGCAACTGA
- the chrA gene encoding chromate efflux transporter → MHPDLPAPVSLATAARYWLKLGFISFGGPAGQIAMMHAELVERRRWISENRFLHALNYCMLLPGPEATQLAIYIGWLLHRVRGGLVAGLLFLLPSLLLLIGLGWVYMAFGNVPAVAAVLYGIKPAVVAIVLAAAWRIGRRTLRNGLLASIAAVAFGAIMLGVPFPLIVLGAAAAGWLGGRLRPQVFALDNGAAHAGAGAPALIGDDTPTPAHARFGWRHLILTSVLGIGLLAASWSLLAAATGADQPLAQMGWFFTKAAMLTFGGAYAVLPYVYQGGVDTYHWLTPTQMIDGLALGETTPGPLIMIVAFIGFVGGWTHHVLGAAPWSGIAGALVAAWFTFVPSFVFILAGGPLVEATRGNIRMTAPLTAISAAVVGVIASLAVFFGRHVFLASGEADWAAAAIATMAAIALLRYQMGTVKVLLACAICGLVLSYPGGTTQLM, encoded by the coding sequence ATGCATCCAGACCTTCCTGCTCCCGTCAGCCTTGCCACGGCGGCGCGCTACTGGCTCAAGCTGGGCTTCATCAGCTTTGGCGGCCCCGCCGGCCAGATTGCGATGATGCATGCCGAACTCGTCGAGCGACGCCGCTGGATTTCGGAGAACCGCTTCCTGCATGCACTCAACTACTGCATGCTGCTGCCGGGGCCGGAGGCGACGCAGCTGGCGATCTACATCGGCTGGCTGCTGCACCGCGTGCGCGGCGGCCTGGTCGCGGGTCTGCTGTTCCTGCTCCCTTCCCTGCTGCTGCTCATCGGGTTGGGCTGGGTGTACATGGCGTTCGGCAACGTGCCCGCCGTGGCCGCCGTGCTGTATGGCATTAAGCCAGCCGTCGTCGCCATCGTGCTGGCGGCCGCCTGGCGGATCGGCCGGCGCACCTTGCGCAACGGCCTGCTGGCGTCGATCGCCGCCGTGGCGTTCGGCGCGATCATGCTGGGCGTGCCGTTTCCGCTGATCGTACTTGGCGCTGCCGCCGCCGGCTGGCTCGGCGGCCGGCTGCGGCCGCAGGTATTCGCACTGGACAATGGCGCTGCGCACGCCGGCGCCGGCGCTCCGGCACTGATCGGCGACGATACGCCGACGCCGGCGCATGCCCGCTTCGGCTGGCGCCACCTCATCCTCACGTCCGTCCTGGGTATCGGGTTGCTCGCCGCCAGCTGGAGCCTTCTTGCCGCCGCTACGGGCGCAGACCAGCCGCTTGCGCAGATGGGCTGGTTCTTCACCAAGGCTGCAATGCTGACGTTTGGCGGCGCCTATGCGGTGCTGCCGTACGTCTACCAGGGCGGCGTCGACACCTATCACTGGCTCACGCCAACCCAGATGATCGACGGCCTGGCGCTGGGCGAAACGACGCCGGGGCCGTTGATCATGATCGTCGCGTTCATCGGCTTTGTCGGCGGCTGGACACACCACGTGCTGGGGGCGGCGCCATGGTCGGGCATTGCGGGCGCGCTGGTGGCGGCGTGGTTCACGTTCGTGCCATCATTCGTGTTCATCCTGGCGGGCGGGCCGCTGGTCGAGGCAACGCGCGGCAATATCCGCATGACGGCGCCGCTGACGGCCATCTCCGCGGCGGTCGTCGGCGTCATCGCCAGCCTGGCCGTGTTCTTCGGCAGGCATGTATTTCTGGCAAGTGGCGAGGCCGACTGGGCAGCTGCGGCAATTGCCACCATGGCGGCAATCGCACTGCTGCGTTACCAGATGGGAACAGTCAAGGTGCTGTTGGCCTGTGCAATCTGCGGCCTCGTGCTATCTTATCCGGGTGGAACCACCCAACTAATGTAG